Below is a genomic region from Gillisia sp. Hel_I_86.
AAAATGAAAACAATGACGAATTCTAAATCAATAGGTCCAGAACTGGAAGACACCCAAGACGACAATCTTTTCGAACACCATAAATTTACGGCAGATAAAGGGCAACAGCCACTTAGGGTAGATAAATACCTTATGAACTATATAGAGAACGCCACCAGAAGTAAGATCCAAAAAGCGGCAAAAGATGGCAATATCTATGTAAACAATGCAACGGTAAAATCCAATTACAAGGTAAAACCAGGGGATGTGGTGCAGGTAATGTTCGAACATCCGCCTTATGAGTTCTTGCTTACCCCAGAGGATATTCCGTTAAACATCGTTTATGAGGATGATTCCCTAATGGTGATCAACAAACCGGCAGGAATGGTGGTGCATCCAGGTCATGGAAATTATAGTGGCACGCTCATAAACGCGCTTATTTTTCATATCGATAATTTGCCGAATAATAGCAGCGAGCGCCCAGGATTGGTGCATAGGATAGACAAGGACACCAGCGGATTGTTGGTGATTGCCAAGACAGAAACAGCGATGGCACATCTTTCCAAGCAGTTCTTTAAAAAAACAAGTTCTCGCGAGTACGTGGCTTTGGTTTGGGGAAATGTGGAAGAAGATGAAGGCACCATAGAAGGAAATATTGGGAGACACCCAAAGAACAGATTACAAAACACCGTATATATGGATGATGCCGAGGAGCAAGGAAAACCTGCCGTTACCCATTTCAAAGTTTTGGAACGTTTAGGCTATGTAACGCTGGTTTCCTGTAAGTTGGAAACCGGGAGAACGCACCAAATTAGGGTTCATATGAAACATATTGGGCACACTTTGTTCAACGATGAGCGCTATGGAGGCGATAAAATCTTAAAAGGCACCACTTTTACCAAATACAAGCAGTTCGTGGACAATTGCTTTAAGGTGCTTCCGCGCCAGGCCTTGCATGCAAAAACACTCGGATTCATGCATCCCGAGACCAGGGAGTGGATGAGTTTCGATTCCGAAGTACCACAAGATATGCAGGCATGTATCGAAAAATGGCGTAAATATTCTTCAAACCAGAAGGATTATATGGATTCTTAGGGCGTGCCCCCAATAAAAATTGGGGTCGGGCTTTTGGCGGTCGCTTCCCGATAAAAATCGGGAGAGCTCCAACAACGCCTCAATCCCTCACGCAAATAAAAACTTTTGATACTTATATCAAGAAGAAAATAAAACTTCGGTTTAAATCTTCTTGATATAATGTTATTTTTGGAGGGTGATTTTAGGGATGTCAGGTTGAGCGGAGTCGAAACCTCCCTTTTAAGCTGAAAAGTTTTCGACTGCGCTCGAACAGACAAAACGAGATGTTCTAACTTTTTGAAAACCAATAATAAGAATCGTACAAAATTATCTACCAACCTCTAAAAAATAAATCATGAAAATTGTCCTTTCCCCCGCTAAAAGCTTGGATTTCGAATCTAAATTGCCCACAACTCGTGGTACACAACCACAATTTTTAGAAACTGCTATTAAGATAAACAGGAAAATGTCCAGAGCATCCAAAAAGGAAATCTCCAAATTAATGGATATTAGCGACAAATTAGCCGATCTTAATTATACCCGCTATAAAGATTTTCAGGAAGAACATACTTCCCAGAATTCCAGGCCCGCGATATATGCCTTTAATGGGGATGTATATACGGGATTGGATGCCTATTCCTTACCGGTAGAAAAACTGGATTTCATTCAAGATAGGTTAAGGATTCTCTCTGGGCTTTATGGCGTTTTAAAACCTTTGGACCTCATTCAGCCTTATAGGTTGGAAATGGGAACCAGCCTTGGTCTTTATTCAAAAAAGAATCTTTATGAGGTTTGGCAAAAAAAGATCACAGATTCATTGAACAAGGAGATGGAAATAGAGGAACTTTTCATCAACCTTGCCAGTAACGAGTATTACAAAGCGGTGAACGAAAAGAAATTAAAAGGAAAAGTGATCACCCCCGTTTTTAAAGACTTTAGTAAAGGGAAACTTAAGATCGTGAGTTTCTTTGCTAAAAAAGCACGCGGAGCTATGGTACGCTATATTGTAGATACAGAAGCAAATACCATGGAAGATTTAAAAGGTTTTGATTATGAGGGTTATAAATTCAGCGAAAAGGAACCTTCACACGATACGGAATTGGTATTTACAAGGTGATATTTTCAGGATCCAATAATTATTAGGCCTTATTTTTTCAGATACTTAAAAAGCTGTCAAATTATGGCTTTTTTTGTTAATTCTTTGTTTTAATCAGGCTCCCTACTTGCCGCGTACCTGTTTTATTTAATAACTTTCGAGCCATAGAATTTTAATTTTCAAAGACATCAACATATGAAGATCAAAAAGGTTTTAGTCGCAAATAGAGGGGAAATTGCCATCAGGATTTTTCGGGCATGTACCGAAATCGGATTAAAAACGGTCGGGATCTACACTTTTGAGGATAGGTATTCCCTACACCGCTATAAAGCCGATGAATCTTATCAGATTGGGGAAGACAACGATCCCTTGAAACCTTATTTAAACATCAAGGCAATCATCCAAGTTGCTAAAAAGAACGAGGTAGATGCCATCCATCCAGGTTATGGGTTTCTTTCAGAAAATGCAGAATTCGCAAAACAATGTGAGGAGAATGGAATCATTTTTATTGGTCCTAAAGTAAGTGTCTTAAGATCTTTAGGAGATAAAGTAATGGCCAAAGAAGTTGCTGTTGCTAATAATGTTCCTATTATAAAAAGTAATTCACAAGATTTAGACTCTATAGAGATAGCTATAGAAGAAGCAAAGATAATTGGGTATCCGTTAATGTTAAAAGCTGCCTCTGGAGGTGGAGGACGAGGAATGCGGGTGATTAGGGATGAAGAACAATTAAAAAAAGCGTTTCCAGAATCTAAAAGGGAAGCCGGAAGTGCCTTTGGAGATGACACTGTTTTTTTAGAAAAATTCGTTGAGAATCCAAAACATATAGAAATTCAGATCGTAGCCGATAATCACGGGAATATGGTGCATCTTTATGAACGGGATTGCTCTGTGCAAAGGCGCTATCAAAAAGTGATCGAATTTGCACCGTCTTTAGGATTAAAGGATGAAACAAAGAACAAGCTTTATAAGTATGCGCTAGATATATGTAAAGCGGTGAATTATAATAATATTGGAACGGTAGAATTCTTGGTAGAAGACGAGGAGATCTATTTTATAGAGGTAAATCCGAGAATTCAGGTAGAGCACACAGTTACCGAGGTAATCACGGGAATAGACCTGGTAAAAGCTCAAATTTTCATTGCTGGTAATTACAAATTGTCCGATACCCAAATAAAAATTGAAAGTCAGGA
It encodes:
- a CDS encoding RluA family pseudouridine synthase → MTNSKSIGPELEDTQDDNLFEHHKFTADKGQQPLRVDKYLMNYIENATRSKIQKAAKDGNIYVNNATVKSNYKVKPGDVVQVMFEHPPYEFLLTPEDIPLNIVYEDDSLMVINKPAGMVVHPGHGNYSGTLINALIFHIDNLPNNSSERPGLVHRIDKDTSGLLVIAKTETAMAHLSKQFFKKTSSREYVALVWGNVEEDEGTIEGNIGRHPKNRLQNTVYMDDAEEQGKPAVTHFKVLERLGYVTLVSCKLETGRTHQIRVHMKHIGHTLFNDERYGGDKILKGTTFTKYKQFVDNCFKVLPRQALHAKTLGFMHPETREWMSFDSEVPQDMQACIEKWRKYSSNQKDYMDS
- the yaaA gene encoding peroxide stress protein YaaA; amino-acid sequence: MKIVLSPAKSLDFESKLPTTRGTQPQFLETAIKINRKMSRASKKEISKLMDISDKLADLNYTRYKDFQEEHTSQNSRPAIYAFNGDVYTGLDAYSLPVEKLDFIQDRLRILSGLYGVLKPLDLIQPYRLEMGTSLGLYSKKNLYEVWQKKITDSLNKEMEIEELFINLASNEYYKAVNEKKLKGKVITPVFKDFSKGKLKIVSFFAKKARGAMVRYIVDTEANTMEDLKGFDYEGYKFSEKEPSHDTELVFTR